In Fundidesulfovibrio terrae, a genomic segment contains:
- the fusA gene encoding elongation factor G, which yields MASHSSPGNPAPGRPGIGALRNIGIIAHIDAGKTTLTERILYFAGKIHRMGEVHEGTATMDYLPEEQERGITITSACTTCFWAGRQINIIDTPGHVDFTIEVERSLRVLDGAVGVFCAVSGVEPQSETVWRQSEHYRVPKLAFVNKMDRPGADFQAVLASMRERLGANPLAVQVPLGEGPEFSGVADLIRMEKITFSGESVRREPLSGAERALVEPWRDKMLEALAEHDDALMEAYLNGEDIPVETVVRAVRAATLSRAATPVLAGSALRNMGVQPVLDAVCDFLPSPADIAPAHGINPFTKNGVELPPDPKAPLAALVFKVLIEAGRKLALVRVYSGVLAEGEDAYNSTQAKTERLGRIFHLHADQKEPLQKAGPGEIVALAGMKLPRTGDTLCRKDHPVLLESISLYKPVLSMALEPRNTEELDKLKEAMSRLLLEDPTLTCLHDDDTGQLILSGMGELHLEVVLERIRRESGLAPRAGKPQVVCQETITREARGEAEFHRELGGQMHYGKVSLSVVPMPREHGREVHVPLDPKVWPKPWLDAVAEGLEDGLLSGALQGFPVQDVSVRVEELGRLEGQSSAVGYRMAAAQALKAALQNAAPALLEPIMNLEISVPDDFVGDVIGLLGSKGAKIENLFDRAGQKVVQALTPLRKLFGFSTELRSATQGRAGLVMQFARFDLLD from the coding sequence ATGGCTTCGCATAGTTCACCGGGCAATCCGGCTCCGGGCAGACCGGGCATCGGCGCGCTGCGCAACATCGGCATCATCGCCCATATCGACGCGGGCAAGACCACGCTCACCGAGCGCATCCTCTACTTCGCGGGCAAGATCCACCGCATGGGCGAGGTCCACGAGGGCACGGCCACCATGGACTACCTGCCAGAGGAGCAGGAGCGCGGCATCACCATCACCTCGGCCTGCACCACCTGTTTCTGGGCCGGACGCCAGATCAACATCATCGACACGCCAGGCCACGTGGATTTCACCATTGAAGTTGAGCGCTCGCTGCGTGTGCTGGACGGGGCCGTGGGCGTGTTCTGCGCGGTTTCCGGCGTGGAGCCGCAGTCCGAGACGGTCTGGCGGCAGTCCGAGCACTACCGTGTGCCCAAGCTGGCCTTCGTCAACAAGATGGACCGTCCCGGCGCGGATTTCCAGGCGGTGCTCGCCTCCATGCGCGAGAGGCTGGGCGCGAACCCGCTGGCCGTTCAGGTCCCCCTGGGCGAGGGCCCCGAGTTTTCCGGCGTGGCCGACCTGATCCGCATGGAGAAAATCACCTTTTCCGGAGAGTCCGTCAGGCGAGAACCTTTGAGCGGCGCCGAGCGCGCCCTGGTCGAACCCTGGCGCGACAAGATGCTGGAAGCCCTGGCCGAGCATGACGACGCCCTCATGGAAGCCTATCTGAACGGGGAGGACATCCCCGTGGAGACCGTGGTCAGGGCCGTGCGCGCGGCCACGCTCTCTCGCGCCGCCACTCCGGTGCTGGCCGGGTCGGCCCTGCGCAACATGGGGGTGCAGCCGGTTTTGGACGCGGTGTGCGACTTCCTGCCCAGTCCCGCCGACATCGCCCCGGCCCATGGGATCAATCCCTTCACCAAGAATGGTGTGGAGCTCCCCCCGGACCCCAAGGCCCCCCTGGCAGCCCTGGTCTTCAAGGTGCTCATCGAGGCCGGACGCAAGCTGGCCCTGGTGCGGGTCTACTCCGGGGTGCTCGCCGAAGGTGAGGACGCCTACAACTCCACCCAGGCCAAGACCGAACGCCTGGGGCGCATCTTCCATCTGCACGCCGACCAGAAGGAGCCCCTGCAAAAGGCCGGGCCGGGCGAGATCGTGGCCCTGGCCGGCATGAAGCTGCCGCGCACCGGGGACACCCTCTGCCGGAAGGACCATCCGGTGCTTCTGGAGAGCATTTCGCTCTACAAGCCGGTGCTGTCCATGGCCCTGGAGCCGCGCAACACCGAAGAGCTGGACAAGCTCAAGGAAGCCATGTCCCGCTTGCTCCTGGAGGACCCCACGCTCACCTGCCTCCATGACGACGATACGGGCCAGCTGATCCTCTCCGGAATGGGCGAGCTGCACCTCGAAGTTGTGCTCGAGCGCATCCGGCGTGAAAGCGGCCTGGCCCCGCGGGCGGGAAAGCCCCAGGTTGTCTGCCAGGAGACCATCACCCGCGAGGCGCGCGGCGAGGCCGAGTTCCACCGGGAGCTGGGCGGGCAGATGCACTACGGAAAGGTGTCCCTGTCCGTTGTGCCCATGCCCCGCGAGCACGGGCGCGAGGTGCACGTGCCCCTGGACCCCAAGGTCTGGCCCAAGCCCTGGCTGGACGCCGTGGCCGAAGGCCTGGAGGACGGGCTGCTCTCGGGGGCGCTGCAGGGATTTCCCGTGCAGGACGTGTCCGTGCGAGTGGAGGAACTGGGCAGGCTGGAAGGCCAGTCCTCGGCCGTGGGCTACCGCATGGCCGCGGCCCAGGCCCTCAAGGCAGCTCTCCAGAACGCCGCTCCGGCCCTGCTCGAACCCATCATGAACCTGGAAATCTCCGTGCCGGACGACTTCGTGGGCGACGTGATAGGGCTTCTGGGCTCAAAAGGGGCCAAGATCGAAAACCTTTTCGACCGGGCCGGGCAGAAGGTTGTGCAAGCGCTCACGCCCTTGCGCAAGCTCTTCGGCTTCTCCACCGAGCTGCGTTCCGCCACCCAGGGCAGGGCGGGGCTGGTGATGCAGTTCGCCCGGTTCGATCTTTTGGACTAG
- a CDS encoding N-acetylmuramoyl-L-alanine amidase, with amino-acid sequence MNRRTALTLLSSACLGLAARPVFAAQDKGQELASKGHELLLSGKPAEALSTLKEAAKLDPSNPWVFNLMGRAAYAAGQFHQAAESFRMALRIDPGDGYARMMLDVLSQRPLPPPPVSGDEPRPSKHKRASQMEEDAKAEMDAFAKTGKVPGKRLILIDPGHGGADKGVTGASGLAEKAVALDLARRVAAVVEEESGGGAKAVLTREADFSAPLWTRSAMAALFGADLFVSLHCSGAVPGRGGVELYTYAPEPSDAQAAAVAEFENGVTRFERVQAPLTPAGMSQMELVASWQARRLASLSRDAAERIASGFESVKPLNGVRLCGAPLKVLQNAGRPAVLIESGFLSNPGEEAALASGEFLDVLARSLGKALTRSLG; translated from the coding sequence ATGAACCGCCGCACCGCCCTGACCCTTCTTTCCTCCGCCTGCCTGGGCCTGGCCGCCCGTCCTGTCTTCGCGGCCCAGGACAAGGGGCAGGAACTGGCCTCCAAGGGCCACGAGCTGCTTCTCTCGGGCAAGCCCGCCGAGGCATTGTCCACGCTCAAGGAGGCGGCCAAGCTCGACCCGTCCAATCCGTGGGTGTTCAACCTCATGGGGCGGGCCGCGTACGCAGCCGGGCAATTCCATCAAGCGGCGGAGAGCTTCCGCATGGCCCTGCGCATCGATCCGGGCGACGGCTACGCCCGCATGATGCTGGACGTCCTGTCGCAACGCCCGCTCCCGCCCCCTCCTGTTTCAGGGGACGAGCCGCGTCCCTCGAAGCACAAACGCGCCTCCCAGATGGAGGAGGACGCCAAGGCCGAGATGGACGCTTTCGCCAAAACCGGCAAGGTTCCGGGAAAGCGCCTGATTCTGATCGATCCCGGGCACGGCGGAGCGGATAAGGGCGTGACCGGTGCATCCGGGCTGGCCGAAAAGGCCGTGGCCCTGGACCTGGCCCGGCGCGTGGCCGCCGTCGTGGAGGAGGAGAGCGGGGGAGGCGCCAAGGCTGTCCTCACGCGCGAGGCGGACTTCTCGGCTCCCCTGTGGACCCGGTCGGCCATGGCGGCGCTTTTCGGGGCGGACCTGTTCGTGTCGCTGCACTGCTCTGGGGCCGTGCCCGGGCGGGGCGGCGTGGAGCTGTACACCTACGCTCCCGAGCCGTCCGACGCCCAGGCGGCGGCCGTGGCGGAGTTCGAGAACGGCGTGACCCGTTTCGAGCGCGTCCAGGCTCCGCTTACGCCTGCGGGCATGTCCCAGATGGAACTGGTGGCCTCCTGGCAGGCCAGGCGGCTGGCCTCGTTGTCACGGGACGCGGCGGAACGCATCGCTTCCGGGTTCGAGTCCGTGAAGCCGCTGAATGGCGTCCGGCTGTGCGGCGCGCCGCTCAAGGTGCTCCAGAACGCGGGGCGTCCGGCGGTGCTCATCGAGTCGGGGTTCCTCTCCAATCCGGGAGAGGAGGCGGCGCTGGCGAGCGGGGAATTCCTGGATGTGCTGGCGCGATCGCTGGGGAAAGCCTTGACTCGAAGCCTGGGATGA
- a CDS encoding DivIVA domain-containing protein, with product MTISKIDLLGKKFNRCMRGYCPDEVDLVMHDAAEALGEAADENRRLLERLDELERSQPGRAPEPALSQPPADIRGTLAAGRKIVVEIHENARREASRILDDARIEGGRIVADANLVKARIFEEIADLRSQREAFEQELRKILEDHFRLLESSGTQAAGGPGGDFIFADGSEGRE from the coding sequence GTGACGATCTCCAAGATCGACCTTCTGGGAAAGAAATTCAACCGCTGCATGCGCGGGTACTGTCCTGATGAGGTAGACCTGGTCATGCACGACGCCGCCGAGGCTCTGGGCGAGGCAGCCGACGAGAACCGCAGGCTCCTCGAACGGCTCGACGAGCTTGAGCGCTCCCAGCCCGGCCGCGCCCCTGAACCGGCCCTCTCGCAACCCCCCGCCGATATCCGTGGAACCCTGGCCGCCGGGCGCAAGATCGTGGTGGAAATCCATGAGAACGCGCGCCGCGAAGCCTCGCGTATCCTGGATGACGCCAGGATAGAGGGAGGACGCATCGTGGCCGATGCCAACCTGGTCAAGGCGCGTATTTTCGAGGAGATCGCAGACCTGCGCTCCCAGCGGGAAGCCTTCGAACAGGAGCTGCGCAAAATTCTGGAAGATCATTTCAGGCTGCTCGAGTCCTCCGGGACTCAGGCGGCCGGTGGCCCCGGCGGGGATTTCATCTTCGCCGACGGGTCTGAGGGGCGGGAATAG
- the miaA gene encoding tRNA (adenosine(37)-N6)-dimethylallyltransferase MiaA, protein MSRKALCVLGPTGAGKTEASLALAEEFRGVVVNFDSRQVYRAIPVTTAQPSPEEQARFPHLLYGFLECSETVSAGAFAEMAAPVVQDIMAKGMTPILVGGTGLYLRALLDGLAPIPDVPESVRAKVFADWDELGGLAMHDALRQVDPDYAAKVHPNDRQRVTRALEVHAATGRSFTQWHAATAKVLDVPCLKMGIRMDKQVLDRRLALRIEAMLAAGALDEIRQAMRACPDASAPGLSGIGCAELAAHLRGEISLDEACALWLSNTKAYAKRQMTWFKKEPDVHWFGPGQAGALVALARKWLAE, encoded by the coding sequence ATGAGCCGCAAGGCCCTGTGCGTGCTGGGTCCAACCGGGGCGGGCAAGACCGAGGCGTCGCTGGCCCTGGCCGAGGAGTTCCGGGGCGTGGTGGTCAATTTCGACTCCCGCCAGGTCTACAGGGCGATTCCCGTCACCACGGCCCAGCCCTCGCCCGAGGAACAGGCCCGCTTTCCGCACCTGCTCTATGGTTTCCTGGAATGCTCGGAAACCGTCTCGGCCGGTGCTTTCGCGGAGATGGCTGCGCCCGTGGTCCAGGACATCATGGCCAAGGGCATGACCCCCATCCTGGTGGGGGGGACGGGGCTGTACCTGCGCGCGCTCCTGGACGGGCTGGCTCCCATCCCCGATGTTCCCGAATCCGTTCGGGCCAAGGTCTTCGCCGATTGGGACGAGCTTGGCGGGTTAGCCATGCACGACGCCCTGCGCCAGGTGGACCCCGACTACGCGGCCAAGGTGCATCCCAACGACCGCCAGCGCGTCACCCGCGCCCTGGAGGTCCACGCCGCCACCGGCCGGAGCTTCACCCAATGGCACGCCGCCACGGCCAAGGTCCTGGACGTGCCCTGCCTCAAGATGGGCATCCGCATGGACAAGCAGGTCCTGGACCGCCGCCTGGCCCTGCGCATCGAGGCCATGCTGGCCGCCGGGGCCCTGGACGAGATCCGCCAGGCCATGCGTGCCTGCCCGGATGCGAGCGCGCCCGGGCTCTCCGGCATCGGCTGCGCGGAACTGGCCGCGCACCTTCGCGGCGAAATTTCCCTGGACGAGGCGTGCGCATTGTGGCTTTCCAATACCAAGGCCTACGCCAAGCGCCAGATGACCTGGTTCAAGAAGGAGCCGGACGTGCATTGGTTCGGCCCGGGCCAGGCCGGGGCGTTGGTCGCCTTGGCCCGGAAATGGCTGGCTGAATGA
- the rsmD gene encoding 16S rRNA (guanine(966)-N(2))-methyltransferase RsmD, with protein sequence MRILGGIYKGRDLPTLSGDGCRPAMAKVREALFNMLAARGLDLPGLRVLDVFAGTGSLGFECLSRGAAFAQFVEANKTLARRIADNARLLSLSPRAYAAAPSDALKLLAKAPREPFGLVFVDPPYGRDLFLPVLELLAKNRWLGEEAFLVAEVEKDLVIDTWPDSLELETDRLYGQTRILIWTHRNPGQPSTQEPSIP encoded by the coding sequence ATGCGCATACTCGGAGGAATTTACAAGGGGCGCGACCTGCCCACGCTTTCGGGCGACGGCTGCCGCCCGGCCATGGCCAAGGTGCGCGAGGCGCTCTTCAACATGCTCGCCGCGCGCGGGCTCGATCTTCCCGGCCTGCGGGTGCTCGACGTGTTCGCGGGCACCGGAAGCCTCGGCTTCGAGTGCTTGAGCCGCGGCGCGGCCTTCGCCCAGTTCGTGGAGGCCAACAAGACACTGGCCCGGCGCATCGCCGACAACGCGCGCCTGCTGAGCCTTTCGCCCAGAGCCTACGCGGCCGCTCCCTCGGACGCCCTGAAGCTTCTGGCCAAGGCTCCCCGTGAGCCCTTCGGCCTCGTTTTCGTGGATCCGCCCTACGGACGGGACCTGTTCCTGCCGGTGCTGGAACTGCTCGCCAAGAACCGCTGGCTGGGCGAGGAGGCGTTCCTCGTGGCCGAAGTGGAAAAAGACCTTGTCATCGACACCTGGCCCGACTCCCTCGAACTGGAGACGGACCGACTCTACGGACAAACCAGGATACTCATATGGACACACCGCAACCCCGGACAGCCGTCTACCCAGGAACCTTCGATCCCCTGA
- a CDS encoding DUF465 domain-containing protein: protein MDSRDLELINKLVDSDVELRALYDEHVAFGKLIDKLESKPYLNPTEDLEVKELKKKKLAGKTRMQGILQNYRKAEAN from the coding sequence ATGGACAGTCGCGATCTGGAGCTCATCAACAAGCTCGTTGATTCGGACGTGGAACTCAGGGCGCTCTATGATGAGCACGTGGCCTTCGGCAAATTGATCGATAAACTTGAGAGCAAGCCTTATCTGAATCCTACCGAGGATCTTGAGGTCAAGGAGCTCAAGAAGAAGAAGCTGGCCGGCAAGACGCGCATGCAAGGCATTCTGCAAAACTACCGCAAGGCGGAGGCGAACTAG
- the coaD gene encoding pantetheine-phosphate adenylyltransferase, which produces MDTPQPRTAVYPGTFDPLTMGHRSLVRRALKVFDHIVVAVAEQTPKQPLFSLEERVDMIREVFVNEPRISVEPFHGLLVDYVAERGASVILRGMRAVSDFDHEFQMALMNRRMNKDIESVFLMTDFKWLYISSTIVKEVAKAGGDYEGLVPVQVMRRLQERFGPPNGRNK; this is translated from the coding sequence ATGGACACACCGCAACCCCGGACAGCCGTCTACCCAGGAACCTTCGATCCCCTGACCATGGGCCACCGCAGCCTCGTGCGCCGCGCGCTCAAGGTCTTCGATCATATCGTCGTGGCCGTGGCCGAGCAGACGCCCAAGCAGCCCCTGTTCAGCCTGGAGGAACGCGTGGACATGATCCGCGAGGTCTTTGTCAACGAGCCGCGCATAAGCGTCGAGCCCTTCCACGGCCTGCTGGTGGACTACGTGGCCGAGCGTGGAGCCAGCGTCATCCTGCGCGGCATGCGCGCCGTCTCGGATTTCGATCACGAATTCCAGATGGCCCTCATGAACCGCCGCATGAACAAGGACATCGAAAGCGTCTTCCTCATGACCGACTTCAAGTGGCTCTACATCAGCTCCACCATCGTCAAGGAAGTGGCCAAGGCGGGCGGTGACTACGAAGGGCTCGTGCCCGTGCAGGTCATGCGCCGCCTCCAGGAACGCTTCGGCCCCCCCAACGGCAGAAATAAATGA
- a CDS encoding YggT family protein: MPFVGPLLKTIALILDFVFGAYKWIIIIAAVVSWVRPDPYHPVIRFLYSVTEPVLYRVRRLMPFVMVGGMDLSPIVVILALQFIGQVFIVESLIQLAFMMR, encoded by the coding sequence ATGCCTTTTGTGGGACCACTCCTCAAGACTATCGCGTTGATTCTGGATTTCGTCTTCGGCGCCTACAAGTGGATCATCATCATAGCGGCCGTCGTCTCCTGGGTGCGGCCCGATCCCTATCATCCGGTCATCCGCTTCCTGTACTCGGTCACCGAGCCCGTGCTCTACCGGGTACGCCGCTTGATGCCGTTCGTGATGGTAGGCGGCATGGACCTGTCCCCCATCGTGGTCATTCTGGCCTTGCAGTTCATCGGCCAGGTGTTCATCGTCGAGTCGTTGATCCAATTGGCGTTCATGATGCGTTAA
- a CDS encoding outer membrane protein assembly factor BamD has product MTRTNVLRAISLALLLFGLSGCGFIDYYFLPPPEDTAQELWEAGREAMKEKRYTEAQDMFLKLKDRYPFSPYTPDGLVGLGDAYFMDDKFLQAADTYKEFEALHPRHEQIPYVLYQIGVATFRRLDSIDLPQDGLQESIQYFTVLRDAYPNTQWGKDAPGWIIKCRTRMAQHEIFIADFYWNTGRFGAAWRRYMYTAENFKDLPEILQYSKERAQLSYLEYQKTLSETERREVEGSWRNFMKKWL; this is encoded by the coding sequence ATGACCAGAACCAACGTCCTGCGCGCCATATCCTTGGCGCTCCTCCTCTTCGGCCTTTCCGGCTGCGGGTTCATCGACTACTACTTCCTGCCCCCGCCGGAAGACACCGCCCAGGAACTCTGGGAGGCCGGGCGCGAAGCCATGAAGGAAAAACGCTATACCGAGGCGCAGGACATGTTCCTGAAGCTCAAGGACCGTTATCCCTTCAGCCCCTACACTCCCGACGGCCTCGTGGGCCTGGGCGACGCCTACTTCATGGACGACAAGTTCCTCCAGGCCGCCGACACCTACAAGGAATTCGAGGCCCTGCACCCGCGCCACGAGCAGATTCCCTACGTGCTCTACCAGATCGGCGTGGCCACCTTCCGCAGGCTCGACTCCATCGACCTGCCCCAGGACGGCCTGCAGGAGTCCATCCAGTACTTCACCGTGCTGCGCGACGCCTACCCCAACACCCAATGGGGAAAGGATGCGCCCGGCTGGATCATCAAGTGCCGCACCCGCATGGCTCAGCACGAGATATTCATCGCGGACTTCTACTGGAACACCGGACGGTTCGGGGCTGCCTGGCGGCGCTACATGTACACCGCCGAAAACTTCAAGGACCTGCCGGAGATCCTCCAGTACTCCAAGGAGCGCGCCCAGCTCTCCTACCTGGAATACCAGAAGACGCTCTCCGAGACGGAACGCCGCGAAGTGGAAGGCAGTTGGCGCAACTTCATGAAAAAATGGCTCTAA
- a CDS encoding CDP-alcohol phosphatidyltransferase family protein, whose amino-acid sequence MVSGSSNWTIPNVLTVARILATPLFVTLFLDGGYLAALSIFFLAGITDALDGFLARVLNQRSPLGAVLDPLADKILLDTAFVCLGHEGWISNWLAVAVVSRDVIILGGVALLTFWGRDMRASIRPSLVSKATTLFQMAMVLAAFISGMSGGAGGLALDALAWATAGLTLASGGHYVVKGLALFTNADAPG is encoded by the coding sequence ATGGTGTCAGGCTCAAGCAACTGGACCATACCCAATGTTCTCACCGTGGCGCGCATCCTGGCCACGCCGCTCTTCGTGACGCTTTTTCTGGACGGCGGCTATCTGGCCGCGCTCTCCATTTTCTTTCTGGCCGGGATCACGGACGCCCTTGACGGCTTCCTGGCCCGCGTGCTCAACCAGCGTTCGCCGCTGGGGGCGGTACTGGACCCGTTGGCGGACAAGATCCTCCTGGACACGGCTTTCGTCTGCCTGGGCCACGAGGGGTGGATATCCAACTGGCTGGCGGTGGCGGTGGTGAGCCGTGACGTGATCATCCTGGGGGGAGTGGCGCTTTTGACCTTCTGGGGGCGCGACATGCGCGCGAGCATACGGCCGAGCCTTGTGAGCAAGGCTACCACGCTCTTCCAGATGGCCATGGTCCTGGCTGCCTTCATCAGCGGCATGTCCGGCGGGGCCGGCGGACTGGCCTTGGACGCGCTGGCCTGGGCCACGGCCGGACTGACGCTTGCCTCGGGGGGGCATTACGTGGTCAAGGGGCTGGCCCTGTTCACCAACGCAGACGCTCCGGGTTGA
- a CDS encoding HAD family hydrolase has product MPKIYHVAPGSFLEGVKGVIFDCDGVLVDSKDANRMYYNTIRRKLGLLPMTPDEEDFVHAHAVIPSIAHIIPVERLAEAEAARREIDYVEEIMPFTFLEEGLVDLLKDLRTLGLLLAVNTNRTDSMEMLLETFDLTHFFSPVVTAAKVSHPKPNPEGVHRILKDWNLTRHEVAYIGDSGVDEQTARAAGVAFWAYKNPRLAARAHISSFESLRKEFLSDR; this is encoded by the coding sequence ATGCCTAAGATTTACCACGTCGCCCCGGGCAGCTTCCTGGAGGGCGTCAAGGGCGTGATATTCGACTGCGACGGTGTCCTGGTGGACTCCAAGGACGCCAACCGGATGTATTACAACACCATCCGGCGCAAGCTGGGCCTGCTTCCCATGACCCCCGACGAGGAAGACTTCGTCCACGCCCACGCCGTGATCCCCTCCATCGCCCACATCATTCCGGTGGAGCGCCTGGCCGAGGCCGAGGCGGCGCGCCGCGAGATCGACTACGTCGAGGAGATCATGCCCTTCACCTTCCTGGAGGAGGGGCTGGTGGACCTGCTCAAAGATCTCAGAACGCTGGGCCTCCTGCTGGCGGTGAACACCAACCGCACCGATTCCATGGAGATGCTCCTGGAGACCTTCGACCTGACGCATTTCTTCTCGCCGGTGGTCACGGCGGCCAAGGTCAGCCATCCCAAGCCCAACCCCGAGGGGGTGCACCGCATCCTCAAGGATTGGAACCTGACCCGCCACGAGGTGGCCTACATCGGAGACTCCGGGGTGGACGAACAGACCGCGCGCGCCGCCGGGGTGGCCTTCTGGGCCTACAAGAACCCCAGGCTCGCGGCCAGGGCGCACATTTCGAGCTTCGAGAGCCTGCGCAAGGAGTTCCTGTCCGACAGGTAG
- the tatA gene encoding twin-arginine translocase TatA/TatE family subunit, whose product MFGLGFWELTLILAIILLLFGGSKLPGLGRGLGKAIKDFRGSLSESGEDASRKDENKKDKS is encoded by the coding sequence ATGTTCGGACTGGGTTTCTGGGAGCTCACGCTCATACTCGCCATCATTCTGCTCCTCTTCGGCGGCAGCAAGCTCCCCGGACTCGGCCGGGGCCTGGGTAAGGCCATCAAGGATTTCAGGGGTTCGCTTTCCGAATCCGGAGAAGACGCCTCGCGCAAGGATGAAAACAAGAAGGACAAATCCTAG
- a CDS encoding DUF167 domain-containing protein translates to MGLPPYAEAAKDGSLRLLVWVQPGAKRDATAGVADGRLKVKLKAQALENKANEALVAFLAKLLGLPRSAMTLSAGQTSRRKTIRVQAGYEPDWRVLDEATR, encoded by the coding sequence GTGGGCCTGCCGCCCTATGCGGAGGCCGCCAAGGACGGATCGCTTCGCCTGCTGGTCTGGGTGCAGCCCGGGGCCAAGCGCGACGCGACCGCCGGGGTGGCCGACGGCAGGCTCAAGGTGAAGCTCAAGGCCCAGGCCCTGGAGAACAAGGCCAACGAGGCCCTGGTGGCGTTTCTGGCCAAGCTCCTGGGGCTGCCGCGGAGCGCCATGACGCTTTCGGCCGGGCAGACGAGCAGACGCAAGACGATCCGCGTTCAGGCGGGTTACGAGCCCGACTGGCGCGTACTGGATGAGGCCACAAGATAG